AAACACCATTTTCAAATTGAACAAGCTCACCAAATTTTACTTTTTCAATCCCAGAAACAAGTGCAACTCCATCTCCAACAACAATAACTTTTCCAATATCATCATGTTGAATTTTGGATTCGAAATTTTTAATTTCATTTTTAATTATTGCGGTTAAATTTATATCTTTATTCATGTTAAAAACCTTTAAATTTATATATTTTTTATGAGTTTTTGCTTGAGTGAGCGCAACTGTGATGAGAGTGAGTGTTCAAAAATGTGGTTATCAATGCTTATTTTGATACCAGAAATTAATTTTGGATTTACTTTTGGGCGTAAAACTATTTTTTTATTTAATTTTTGGGAAATTAAGTCTTCAAATTTAGCAATTTCTGATGGTGACAATGGAAATGCACTTTGAATTTGACCTCAACTTTGGCCTAAATAAGCATTTGCAAGCTTTATAAATTTAATTAAAATTTGATTATAATGTGAAAAAAGATTGTTTTTGCATATTACTTTAAGAAAATTTATCATGTAAGTGTCAATTTTTGAGTCAAAAATTTTCTCTATCAAAGTATATTTTTCACTTTTTGAAATAAAATATGACGTAAAAATCGAAATTAAAGAAGAATTGGCGCTAACTAAATCAATTATATAAAAACTATCATTTATAAATTGATCTACTTTTTTTTCAGATATTGAGATTTCTAAGAGCGACTCAGAATATCCGTAAATATTTTTTACCTGTGGGTGCATTTTTATTCTCTAATATTTTTCTCAGATTTTAGCAAATTTTCTAGATCTAAAACCAATTTTTCGTGTAAGTCTTTGTTGTTTTGCTCTTGATTTATCAAGAATTTTTTACTTATATCAGCAGCAACATTAATAATATTTTCCTGATGTTTTTTTACAATTTCTTTTTCATATTCGGTTAAAACTTTTTGACCTTCAGAAATAAGGCGACGAGCTTCTTCGGTGGCTTGTTTTTTTGAGTCTTCGATAAGCTTATTTGCCTCAAGTTGAGATTCATGTTTTAAATCAATGCAATATTGCTTTGTTTCTTCTAAATGATTTTGCGATTGTTTTGCTAATTCTTTAGCTTCATTATTTGATTGAATTGTTGAGTCGATGTGATTTTGGAGAAAATCCTTACGATCTTTGATATATTTTTTAAGTGGACGATAGACAAAATAAGTCAAAACTAAAAATAAAACTAAAAAACTAGCAAGTGTTGCAGCAACTACATAAACATTAGGGATTATCCCTTTAAACAATTCGCTTAATGATTGATTGATACTTGGTTGCATTTTTTACAAATTTAGGATTAACCTTGTACGAAAATTAGGATAAAGGCAATTAAAAGCGCGTAAATTGATGATGTTTCTGCAATAGCTGTTCCAATTATTAGAACACGAAAAACTTTTTTTTGTGCTTCAGGATTTCTTGCAATAGCATCACAAGCTTTTCCAACAGCATAACCTTGACCGGCACCAACACCGATAACTCCGATCATGGCGAGTCCGGCACCTAAATATGCAAATGCAGTTGCATTTAGTCCTGAATCAGCGGTCTTAGTAGCAGTTTCTTGAAAATTTTGAACAACTTTTTGCGAGAAATTTATAACAGATTCCATTTTTTTTCCTTTTTTTTATAGTAAATTTATAATAACTTAATTATTTTGTTTCCAAAATAATTAAGTTTGAACAATGTTCAATGTTTTTTGTTCAGTTTTTTGCTTTTCTGGTGGGTGAATTACTTCCATTCCTCAATATGAAACAGTTAGAATTACAAAAATAAATGACTGTATCAACGAGCCGATAATATCAAAATAGATAAGAAACGGTGGGAAAATTAATACAACCGGTAAATTAAAATTACCAAAAGCACCTAGCGGGATTTTTTGGTAAAGTCAAAGAACACCTGAATAAATAATCAAGAAAAAAACGGAACCTGAAATTATGTTCCCATACATCCTGAAAGAAAGTGAAATTAATGGAGCGGGTGCCCCTATTATTTTAAGTGGATTTTTTGCAAATTCAAGTATATAATATCTTTTTGCAAAAATTGATCCAACAACAAAAATCCCTAGTCAACTAATCATCGCCAAACTTAGGGTTACCGAAATTGAAGTAGAAATTGGCTCAAGACCTGCCAGTGATAATAAATTACCTAATAAAAAGAAGGTAAAAAGTGAAAAAATGTAAGGTTTTACTTTGTTTACATAACCTTCACCGGAGGACTCAACAAGATCATCAATAAATAAAAAGTATGATTCTGCAAATAAAACTATTGCTGAAGGAGCTTTATCAACTTTTGCTTTTTTTATGTGGAAAAAGATAATAATTGATAAAATTATTACAAAAACTACTAAAATAAAAAGAGTAAATAATTGCGGTTGATTTCAGTGTGAAAAAAAATTCATTTTTATTCCTGCATGTTTTTGCGCTTTGATAATAAAAAATAAATTATAGCACTAATTGGAAAAATTGTATAACCAAAAATAAAAGAAATTATATTTATTGGTTTAAGTAAAAAATCTAAGCTATTTTCAGCAGCTGTTTGAAATGATTTATTAATAAAAAAAATAGCTATCAAAATTGCAGCTTGAAACAAAATTAATATAATATAAACAAAAAAAGCAAAAAATGAAGAGGTTTTTTCTTTATTTTTTGCTTTTTTTGTTATGGTGCTAAAAAATAAGTGTTTTGAAAGCAAAAAGGAGGCAACACTAAAAAAAGAGAAAAATCATCCTAAAATTAGTGTGTAATTTCAAATTGCAACCAAAGATAAAATCAGTGCAATTGCTAAAAAAATCTTAAAATAGAAGTAATAAAAATATTTCATTGCTTAAAAATGGCCTAATTTTTAAATGATTTTAGCACAACTAATTTTTTCAAACCCATTTTTTTATTTACACTTGCGATAATATTCTTAACTTTTGGACTTGTATTTAACATACTTATATCATAATCAGAAATTTTTGACAAACAAATTCCAAACCCTGATAATAAAGAAAAATCTTCGATTTTATTTGCAAGCGCAACTAAATTATTGTACAACAAATCATAATTATTTGAAGGTTGAGATAAATCTGTAAAAAAACGGTTTTGTTCTTTGTTTTTTAACTTAAAATATACTTCAACACGGTTTGCCCCTTTATTAAACTGGTCTAGTTTGGCAACTAAACTTGGCAAAAATTCTGAAATTAAAAGTAGTGTTTCTGTCTTTGTTGGAGTAGCATAAGGAGAAAAAGTGCGAAAATGTGAGACACTTTTAAAATTTTCGGACTTGTTTGCAACAATGTTGTCGCCTTTTGAAGTCAAAGATTGAAATAATCCATAACGCTGAACGCCTAAAACTTGAATAATTTTTTCATTATCAACTCCAGCTTTTACTAGATCATTGATGGTAAAAATTCCAATGTTTTTTAGTTTTTGAGCCGTGGAAATTCCTATTCCAAAAAGTTTTTCGATTTTTTGGGAATAAATAAGCGGTATGATTTTGTCCCTTGAAATAACAGCGATTTTTTCTCGTGTGTGTTTGGCTAAATTTGTGGCCATTTTTGCTAATAATTTATTATGAGAAACGCCAATTGAAATTGGTAATTTAAGTTCTTGTTGCACTTTTTTCTTAATATAGTACAACATTTGGTAAATTGTCTTAAATTTTCGAAAATAATCAGTCAAATCCAAAAAACACTCGTCAATTGAGTAAATTTCAATTTTTTTTGTAAAATTTTTAGTGATAAAATCAAAAAATTGCCTTGATAAAAAGCGATAATAAGCCAAATTTGGTTCAATTACGACCAAATTTGGGATCTTTTTTTTAATATATACGGTTTTATCTGTAATTTTGAACCCTTTTTCTTTAACCTCTTTAGAAATAGAAACAGCCATTGCAAAATCCTCTTTTCGAGAAATAGCAATTGGCTGGCCTTGTAATGTTGGATCAAGTCTAATTTCTGATGAGACAAAAAAAGTATCAATATCAATGTGGGCAATTATTTTTGGCATGTGACAAAAATAATTATACTATTATTTTATTTTTTTACAATTTAGCACTAAATATCTTGATACAGGCTAATTTTATAATTTCTATTTAATTTATTCTTTTTATATTTTCAGAGAATTTCTATATAAATTGTTTGCTGATTTTCATCAATTTTGTACCGAAAATTCAAAGATCCAAATGATACTTTAACTTTTGAAATAATTTCTTTAATAACATTTTCAACTAATCACTCATCAATATAAACTTTTCCTTGTTTTACTTTTATTGTATCGTAAAAATCATTAGCATAAATATTGGGAAAAACATCATTTTCTTTGTATTCTGATTCATTTTTGACTTCAAAATCTAGTTGTTTTTTTAAAGGTGATAGTGATTTTTCAACTCTAGAATTATACAAATACCAACCTAGAATTCCGCCGCCGACAATAATTCCTGTTGCAAAAAGGCCTGATAAAATTTTAGCAGTGATTTGCATCTATTCTTCTAACTGATTTTCTTC
The sequence above is a segment of the Mesomycoplasma ovipneumoniae genome. Coding sequences within it:
- a CDS encoding F0F1 ATP synthase subunit delta, translating into MHPQVKNIYGYSESLLEISISEKKVDQFINDSFYIIDLVSANSSLISIFTSYFISKSEKYTLIEKIFDSKIDTYMINFLKVICKNNLFSHYNQILIKFIKLANAYLGQSWGQIQSAFPLSPSEIAKFEDLISQKLNKKIVLRPKVNPKLISGIKISIDNHIFEHSLSSQLRSLKQKLIKNI
- a CDS encoding ATP synthase F0 subunit B encodes the protein MQPSINQSLSELFKGIIPNVYVVAATLASFLVLFLVLTYFVYRPLKKYIKDRKDFLQNHIDSTIQSNNEAKELAKQSQNHLEETKQYCIDLKHESQLEANKLIEDSKKQATEEARRLISEGQKVLTEYEKEIVKKHQENIINVAADISKKFLINQEQNNKDLHEKLVLDLENLLKSEKNIRE
- a CDS encoding F0F1 ATP synthase subunit C, which translates into the protein MESVINFSQKVVQNFQETATKTADSGLNATAFAYLGAGLAMIGVIGVGAGQGYAVGKACDAIARNPEAQKKVFRVLIIGTAIAETSSIYALLIAFILIFVQG
- a CDS encoding F0F1 ATP synthase subunit A — protein: MNFFSHWNQPQLFTLFILVVFVIILSIIIFFHIKKAKVDKAPSAIVLFAESYFLFIDDLVESSGEGYVNKVKPYIFSLFTFFLLGNLLSLAGLEPISTSISVTLSLAMISWLGIFVVGSIFAKRYYILEFAKNPLKIIGAPAPLISLSFRMYGNIISGSVFFLIIYSGVLWLYQKIPLGAFGNFNLPVVLIFPPFLIYFDIIGSLIQSFIFVILTVSYWGMEVIHPPEKQKTEQKTLNIVQT
- a CDS encoding Y-family DNA polymerase — protein: MPKIIAHIDIDTFFVSSEIRLDPTLQGQPIAISRKEDFAMAVSISKEVKEKGFKITDKTVYIKKKIPNLVVIEPNLAYYRFLSRQFFDFITKNFTKKIEIYSIDECFLDLTDYFRKFKTIYQMLYYIKKKVQQELKLPISIGVSHNKLLAKMATNLAKHTREKIAVISRDKIIPLIYSQKIEKLFGIGISTAQKLKNIGIFTINDLVKAGVDNEKIIQVLGVQRYGLFQSLTSKGDNIVANKSENFKSVSHFRTFSPYATPTKTETLLLISEFLPSLVAKLDQFNKGANRVEVYFKLKNKEQNRFFTDLSQPSNNYDLLYNNLVALANKIEDFSLLSGFGICLSKISDYDISMLNTSPKVKNIIASVNKKMGLKKLVVLKSFKN
- a CDS encoding MHO_1590 family protein, whose protein sequence is MQITAKILSGLFATGIIVGGGILGWYLYNSRVEKSLSPLKKQLDFEVKNESEYKENDVFPNIYANDFYDTIKVKQGKVYIDEWLVENVIKEIISKVKVSFGSLNFRYKIDENQQTIYIEILWKYKKNKLNRNYKISLYQDI